Proteins from one Chitinophaga oryzae genomic window:
- a CDS encoding response regulator — translation MPLMNDNIVLAIVDDHPIVIEGLRTLLKEEPQITIAGSFTRGRDFMDFLQHNKVDLVLLDIMLPDTSGMDLCRDIKKMSPDTVVLALSNHTERSIILQILQNGASGYLVKNVSSTELLNCLKEALKGEIAFSKEVKEIITRPAQHEFKQVPTLTRREKQILQLVSQGKTTPMMAQELNVSPLTIETHRRNLLQKFDVKNVAELMMAAVQHKMITGL, via the coding sequence ATGCCGCTGATGAATGACAATATTGTCCTCGCGATTGTTGATGACCATCCTATCGTCATTGAAGGATTGAGAACGCTCCTGAAGGAAGAACCGCAAATCACCATAGCGGGCAGCTTCACGCGGGGGAGAGACTTTATGGACTTTTTACAGCATAATAAAGTCGACCTCGTGTTGCTGGACATCATGCTCCCGGATACCAGCGGGATGGACCTCTGCAGGGACATCAAAAAGATGTCGCCTGATACGGTTGTGCTGGCATTGAGTAATCATACCGAACGCAGTATCATCCTGCAGATATTGCAGAATGGCGCCAGCGGTTACCTTGTTAAAAATGTATCTTCCACCGAGCTGCTGAACTGCCTGAAGGAAGCGCTGAAAGGGGAAATTGCCTTCAGTAAGGAAGTAAAGGAAATCATTACCCGCCCGGCGCAGCACGAATTTAAACAGGTGCCTACGCTGACCAGGCGGGAAAAGCAGATACTGCAGCTGGTATCACAGGGTAAAACTACGCCTATGATGGCCCAGGAGCTGAATGTAAGCCCGCTGACGATCGAAACCCACCGCCGTAACCTGTTACAAAAGTTCGATGTAAAAAATGTGGCGGAACTCATGATGGCCGCTGTACAGCATAAGATGATCACCGGTCTTTGA
- a CDS encoding GDSL-type esterase/lipase family protein produces MKNFSSLSGYTRYIAVFLLCCFPAAAWAQRCVSLEGAPLPKGNPVEKDDLVHLVRQPLLQLFPAGRQPAKGTVLLFPGGGYGVLAVKSEGSMTAAFLNKLGYDVAMLEYRIDAGPNTRDLALADALAAWQLLRNKARQLGLHTQTLSIMGYSAGGHLAARTLQQLPLAAQPDNLMLIYPAYLHETRPGSVYPAVLPPPVLRSRLFTLIAADDVPEWVSSCTQYGKVWKGYDGKGHYILLPDGGHGFGMQKQLPGAAAKWPSLLQAFLEKPDTAAGVNTAAVPTEGSNRKRHEQKLQEAAALQYDLIMIGNSITHNFEKPAYQAVWNQFFAPRKALNLGFSGYRTENILWNIEHGELKGQSPKVITLEIGTNNIDEKNYPVRHTAGQLAGGIRAIVQRLREKLPDTKIILLRCFPGSYDGPNPTSHRMILDRASELVSGLADNRHVFYCDVNHVFLNLDGTIRQEQMPDWLHPSPAGALAWAKAMEPLLSRLMEDHSRDTALPANTAIIPVSKLENDSYDWWARHAEVLRIKDSINPEIVMIGNSITHFFGGYPLVRSANGQPRKPNGPEAWAALFGSRRVLNLGFGWDRTQNVLWRLDNGELDGLHPRTVVLLIGTNNTSQTNNARANTPAEIVEGIAAICGRIRSKVPQAKIVLMAVLPREQQPDHPRRAVINETNRLLTAFAAKENIRLLDIGPKLLTPEGVLLKEIAGDFVHPTEKGYRIWAEALKQEVL; encoded by the coding sequence ATGAAGAACTTTTCCTCCCTCTCGGGATATACCCGGTATATCGCCGTGTTCCTGCTTTGTTGTTTTCCTGCCGCTGCCTGGGCGCAACGTTGTGTGTCGCTGGAAGGGGCGCCGCTGCCGAAAGGCAACCCTGTTGAAAAAGACGACCTGGTCCACCTTGTCAGACAGCCTTTATTGCAATTGTTTCCAGCCGGCCGCCAGCCGGCGAAAGGCACCGTATTGCTGTTCCCCGGCGGGGGCTACGGCGTGCTGGCCGTTAAGTCGGAAGGCAGCATGACCGCCGCCTTCCTCAATAAGCTGGGCTACGATGTCGCCATGCTGGAATACAGGATCGACGCCGGACCCAACACCCGCGACCTGGCGCTGGCGGATGCCCTGGCTGCCTGGCAGCTGCTGCGCAACAAAGCCCGCCAGCTGGGCCTCCATACCCAAACCCTGAGCATCATGGGATATTCCGCCGGCGGACACCTCGCCGCCAGAACGTTACAGCAGCTGCCACTGGCGGCGCAGCCGGACAACCTGATGCTGATTTACCCGGCTTACCTCCATGAAACCCGCCCCGGCTCCGTATATCCGGCAGTGTTACCACCGCCGGTATTGCGCTCCCGGCTTTTCACCCTCATCGCCGCCGATGACGTGCCGGAATGGGTGAGCAGCTGTACCCAGTATGGCAAAGTCTGGAAAGGCTACGACGGTAAAGGCCACTACATCCTGCTGCCCGATGGCGGCCATGGCTTCGGCATGCAAAAACAGCTGCCCGGTGCAGCCGCAAAATGGCCGTCACTATTGCAGGCTTTCCTCGAAAAGCCCGATACGGCGGCTGGCGTTAACACCGCCGCAGTGCCCACGGAAGGGAGCAACCGCAAACGCCATGAACAGAAGTTACAGGAAGCCGCCGCACTGCAGTACGATCTGATCATGATCGGCAACTCTATCACACATAATTTTGAAAAGCCCGCCTACCAGGCGGTGTGGAACCAGTTCTTCGCGCCCCGCAAAGCGCTGAACCTGGGCTTTAGCGGCTACCGCACCGAGAATATCCTCTGGAATATCGAACATGGTGAACTGAAAGGGCAGTCCCCTAAAGTGATCACACTGGAAATAGGCACCAACAACATTGACGAAAAAAACTACCCGGTGCGCCATACCGCCGGCCAGCTGGCGGGTGGTATCAGGGCGATAGTGCAAAGGCTGCGTGAAAAACTGCCCGACACAAAGATCATCCTGCTTCGCTGTTTCCCCGGCAGCTATGACGGCCCCAATCCCACGTCGCACCGTATGATACTGGACAGAGCATCGGAACTGGTGTCCGGACTGGCGGACAACCGGCATGTGTTTTACTGCGACGTGAATCATGTGTTCCTGAACCTGGATGGTACGATCCGCCAGGAACAGATGCCGGACTGGCTGCATCCCAGTCCCGCCGGCGCGCTGGCCTGGGCCAAAGCCATGGAACCGCTGTTGTCCCGGCTGATGGAAGACCATAGCCGCGACACCGCGCTGCCGGCCAATACCGCCATCATCCCGGTATCCAAACTGGAGAATGACAGTTATGACTGGTGGGCCAGGCATGCGGAAGTGCTGCGGATAAAGGACTCCATCAATCCGGAAATTGTCATGATCGGTAATTCCATCACCCATTTCTTCGGTGGCTATCCGCTGGTAAGATCGGCCAACGGGCAGCCCCGCAAGCCCAACGGCCCCGAAGCCTGGGCAGCGTTGTTTGGCAGCCGCCGGGTGCTGAACCTCGGGTTCGGCTGGGACCGCACGCAGAACGTACTGTGGCGGTTGGACAACGGCGAACTGGATGGCCTGCATCCGCGGACGGTAGTGCTGCTGATCGGCACTAACAATACCAGTCAGACGAATAACGCCCGCGCCAACACGCCGGCGGAAATTGTGGAAGGCATTGCCGCCATTTGTGGCCGCATCCGCTCTAAAGTCCCGCAGGCGAAGATTGTGCTGATGGCAGTTCTCCCGCGGGAGCAACAGCCGGACCATCCCCGCAGGGCGGTCATCAACGAAACCAACCGGCTGCTGACAGCCTTTGCGGCTAAAGAAAATATCCGCCTGCTGGACATCGGCCCGAAACTGCTCACACCGGAAGGTGTCCTGCTGAAGGAGATCGCCGGCGATTTTGTTCATCCTACGGAGAAAGGCTACCGCATCTGGGCAGAAGCACTGAAACAGGAGGTGTTATAG
- the endOF3 gene encoding endo-beta-N-acetylglucosaminidase F3 translates to MKKNTLLAPLCAAAFILFGMAACQKPYTELPAPEKSGIGINDGSQVCIAYFITDGRNPGFRLKDIPDSVDMVVLFGLKYWSLQDTTKLKAGTDMMSSFTSYQDLYAQIKQLQSRGIKVIQNIDDDANWQTNNPGGFASATAFADTLKAVLIDRMKLDGISLDVEHSGARPNPIPPFPGYEITGYNNWYYGSMAANTQFLNVVGALTRYFGIGTGKQLQIASGIDVFAWDPIMKNYGSKFDYVGLQAYNKDTSMQRRAMKYLVDSNKIAPGRVIFGSWAENGSNLAADVISAKWVPVQGRKGGMFIYTYNSNFAYAEAVKRALKAN, encoded by the coding sequence ATGAAAAAAAACACGCTATTGGCACCTTTGTGCGCAGCTGCATTCATACTGTTTGGTATGGCTGCCTGCCAGAAACCCTACACTGAACTTCCTGCGCCGGAGAAATCCGGTATAGGCATCAACGACGGATCGCAAGTATGCATCGCCTATTTTATCACGGATGGCAGAAACCCCGGTTTCAGGTTGAAAGACATTCCCGACAGCGTGGACATGGTGGTACTCTTCGGCCTTAAGTACTGGTCGCTGCAAGACACCACCAAACTGAAAGCCGGTACAGATATGATGTCCAGCTTCACTTCCTACCAGGACCTTTATGCACAAATCAAACAACTACAGTCCAGGGGCATTAAAGTCATACAAAACATCGATGACGATGCCAACTGGCAAACGAACAACCCCGGCGGTTTTGCATCTGCCACAGCCTTCGCAGACACTTTGAAGGCCGTATTGATAGACCGTATGAAGCTGGACGGTATCAGCCTGGATGTGGAGCATTCCGGTGCCAGGCCCAACCCCATCCCTCCCTTCCCCGGCTACGAGATTACCGGTTACAATAACTGGTATTACGGCAGCATGGCCGCCAATACACAATTTCTGAATGTAGTAGGCGCCCTCACCAGGTACTTCGGCATAGGCACAGGCAAACAACTACAGATAGCGTCCGGCATCGATGTTTTCGCCTGGGACCCCATTATGAAAAATTATGGCAGCAAATTCGACTATGTAGGATTGCAGGCTTATAACAAGGACACCAGCATGCAACGCCGCGCCATGAAATACCTCGTAGATTCCAACAAGATTGCCCCGGGCAGAGTCATATTCGGCTCCTGGGCCGAGAACGGATCGAATCTGGCGGCAGATGTGATAAGCGCCAAATGGGTACCGGTACAAGGCAGGAAAGGCGGTATGTTCATCTATACTTACAATTCCAATTTTGCCTATGCTGAAGCGGTTAAACGCGCACTTAAAGCAAATTAA
- a CDS encoding YceI family protein, which translates to MKKILYPAAAVLVLLMAAFTFITAQNWKISSGYSIKFTGKYADGAFESMKGTVVFDEQDPASAKFDVLVDVSSINTGNGLKNRHAKGEKWFDAEKYPYIHFVSSEVVKTATGYDAKGTLDMHGIKKPFTIPFTFTRNGDKGVFHGTFKVNRGDFGITTPRGDESDYTHLTVTVPVTAR; encoded by the coding sequence ATGAAAAAGATCCTTTATCCGGCAGCTGCCGTGCTGGTATTATTGATGGCCGCCTTTACCTTTATTACGGCCCAAAACTGGAAGATCAGCAGCGGATATTCCATCAAGTTCACCGGCAAGTATGCCGATGGTGCATTTGAATCTATGAAAGGTACCGTGGTATTCGATGAGCAGGACCCTGCCTCAGCGAAATTCGACGTACTGGTGGACGTATCTTCCATCAACACCGGTAACGGCCTTAAAAATCGCCATGCGAAGGGAGAGAAGTGGTTTGACGCAGAGAAATACCCGTACATTCATTTTGTATCTTCTGAAGTGGTGAAAACAGCTACCGGTTACGATGCCAAAGGCACGCTTGATATGCATGGTATTAAGAAACCTTTCACGATTCCTTTTACTTTTACCCGTAATGGTGATAAAGGGGTGTTTCATGGAACGTTTAAGGTCAACAGGGGAGACTTCGGCATTACCACGCCCCGTGGCGATGAATCTGACTATACCCATCTTACCGTAACCGTTCCCGTTACTGCCAGGTAA
- a CDS encoding DUF481 domain-containing protein, which yields MKRIVALIVVLLYGYTGFAQFSDSTHYLIKYASTGSINRTNDGNSYLLNNNLGFKVSKKKVSLNAGASYVYGKNNASLTNNDVSAAVDFNLYTDTAQIYYWGLANYDRSYSLKINNRFQGGAGIGYDLIRRPNALLNITDGLLFENSDLFLHDTIQDLYSTVRNSFRVQYKWTIHNIVVLEGSNYFQNSLMHGDDFTIRCINSMSVKLRSWLSLTASMTYNKLNRTDRENLLFNYGVTLEKYF from the coding sequence ATGAAGAGAATAGTTGCCCTGATTGTTGTCCTGCTGTATGGTTATACCGGCTTTGCCCAGTTTAGTGATTCCACGCACTACCTGATCAAATATGCATCTACCGGGTCTATCAACCGCACCAACGATGGCAACTCTTATCTGCTGAATAACAACCTGGGGTTTAAGGTGAGCAAGAAAAAGGTCTCGCTCAACGCCGGGGCCAGTTATGTATATGGTAAAAACAACGCTTCGCTGACGAACAACGACGTGTCGGCAGCAGTGGATTTCAACCTGTATACGGATACAGCGCAGATCTATTACTGGGGACTGGCCAACTATGACAGAAGTTATTCCCTGAAGATCAATAACCGTTTTCAGGGAGGCGCAGGGATTGGCTACGACCTGATACGCCGGCCCAACGCATTACTCAATATTACAGACGGGTTGCTGTTTGAAAATAGCGACCTGTTTTTACATGACACCATTCAGGACCTGTATAGTACCGTGCGTAACTCCTTCCGGGTGCAGTACAAATGGACCATCCACAATATAGTGGTGCTGGAAGGCAGCAATTACTTTCAGAATTCGCTGATGCATGGAGATGACTTCACGATCCGCTGCATCAACAGCATGTCGGTGAAGCTGCGCAGCTGGTTGAGCCTCACGGCTTCCATGACTTATAATAAGCTGAATCGTACCGACAGGGAGAACCTGCTCTTTAACTACGGCGTTACGCTGGAGAAGTATTTCTGA